One window of Pelmatolapia mariae isolate MD_Pm_ZW linkage group LG18, Pm_UMD_F_2, whole genome shotgun sequence genomic DNA carries:
- the LOC134616412 gene encoding zinc finger protein 37-like isoform X2 has product MEFECSTNDEHTDVPQQHVCEEEEVLIDQERSSSVDQEEPEPPQIKEEQEELCSSQEGEQLGLKEETDTFMVTAAEEGDHSEPGGDEEQLLSHSSAGAESQHLEGGRSADSGRLKLETEVTAGGSPTSESRCNSDTGKKPVNCDGCGKDRIHTAEECGKNFSSRSHLSLHVRAHTGEKPDSCETRKKEKSM; this is encoded by the coding sequence ACGTCCCACAGCAGCATGtctgtgaggaggaggaagtcCTCATTGACCAGGAGAGGAGCTCCAGTGTGGACCAGGAGGAACCAGAACctccacagattaaagaggaacaggaggaactgtgcagcagtcaggagggagagcagctgggactgaaggaggagactgataCCTTCATGGTGACTGCTGCTGAGGAAGGAGACCACAGTGAACCAGGAGGAGACGAGGAGCAGCTCCTCTCTCACAGCTCTGCTGGAGCTGAGAGTCAGCATCTGGAAGGAGGCAGGAGTGCAGACTCAGGACGTCTGAAATTAGAAACAGAAGTGACAGCAGGAGGTTCCCCTACATCAGAGAGTCGGTGTAACTCTGACACGGGTAAAAAGCCTGTAAACTGTGATGGTTGTGGGAAGGACAGAATCCACACAGCTGAAGAGTGTGGGAAAAACTTCAGCTCTCGCTCTCACCTGAGCCTCCACGTGAGAGCCCACACAGGCGAGAAGCCGGATTCATGTGAAACACGGAAAAAGGAGAAATCCATGTGA
- the LOC134616387 gene encoding zinc finger protein 570-like produces the protein MPSVQSLREFINERLTAAAEQIFLEFEKTIVQYEEEIDRQRRLLDITWKPQIKLHRTDVPQQPVCEEDEEEEVLPEQQLWNQERSSSVEQEEPEPPQIKEEQEELCSSQEGEQLGLKEEIYSFMVPCMYEESDDSESELLGEQLLSPSFPVAESEDHEGSKNRDLGVTENAEVKPKKRNHSENAENPTMPMSQCNTGTGNKSVSCDVCGKAFKKRYQMRIHQRIHTGEKPYLCKTCGKGFSDPSSVKKHKAVHTGEKPYSCTTCGKGFTQSGSLLSHMRTHTGEKPYLCNTCGKRFSQNSGLWVHMRSHTGEKPYSCKTCGKSFSQSSRLSIHTRIHTGEKPYPCKMCGKDFRSQYHLTVHMRNHSDKKPYPCNT, from the exons ATGCCTTCAGTTCAGTCTCTGAGAGAGTTTATCAACGAGCGactaactgctgctgctgaacaaaTATTCTTGGAGTTTGAAAAAACGATCGTCCAGTACGAGGAAGAGATCGACCGTCAGCGCAGACTGCTGGATATCACCTGGAAACCCCAAATCAAGCTGCACAGGACAG ACGTCCCACAGCAGCCTGTCTgtgaggaagatgaggaggaggaggttctccctgagcagcagctctggaACCAGGAGAGGAGCTCCAGTGTGGAGCAGGAGGAACCAGAACctccacagattaaagaggaacaggaggaactgtgcagcagtcaggagggagagcagctgggACTGAAGGAGGAGATTTATAGCTTTATGGTGCCTTGTATGTATGAGGAAAGTGACGACAGTGAATCAGAACTCCTCGGGGAGCAGCTCCTCTCTCCCAGCTTTCCTGTGGCTGAGTCTGAGGATCATGAAGGAAGCAAAAATAGAGATTTAGGAGTAACTGAGAATGCAGAGGTGAAGCCAAAGAAGAGAAATCACAGTGAAAATGCAGAGAACCCTACTATGCCAATGAGTCAGTGTAACACTGGCACAGGTAACAAGTCTGTatcatgtgatgtttgtggaaAAGCCTTTAAGAAAAGGTACCAAATGAGGATCCATCAGAGAatccacacaggtgagaagccgtaCCTTTGTAAAACCTGTGGGAAGGGATTTAGTGACCCGTCATCGGTTAAAAAGCATAAGGCGGTCCACACAGGGGAGAAGCCGTATTCTTGCACCACGTGTGGGAAAGGTTTTACTCAGAGTGGTAGTTTGTTGAGCCACATGAGAACCCACACGGGGGAGAAGCCGTATCTGTGTAACACGTGTGGGAAACGTTTCAGTCAGAATAGCGGTTTGTGGGTCCACATGAGAAGTCACACAGGGGAGAAACCATATTCCTGCAAAACGTGTGGGAAGAGTTTTAGTCAGAGCAGCAGGCTGTCCATCCACACCAGGATCCACACTGGTGAGAAGCCGTATCCCTGCAAAATGTGTGGGAAAGACTTTCGCTCTCAGTATCATTTGACTGTACACATGAGAAACCACTCGGATAAGAAGCCTTACCCTTGTAACACGTGA